From Lysobacter auxotrophicus, the proteins below share one genomic window:
- the hisC gene encoding histidinol-phosphate transaminase, which produces MNAMRESDADAAQVARDEAWFAARASRGVQGLKAYDPGHDLVAFRRTFSESQLVELGSNENPYGPSPDARAAILDQLHSLHRYPDPLGADLKRALAAKHGVEAKQILLGNGSHELLMQLAQAFAGADDDVVFSRYGFAVFALATQAAGATMRIVPALPDDHPTMPLGHDLDAMAAAITDRTKLVYLANPNNPTGTWFGRDAFAAFMAKVPAHVIVVMDEAYAELADAQADAASALPLLSSHSNLALTRTFSKAYGLAGLRVGYLIGAPGLVAVMERLRESFNVNGPALAACEAALGDTAHLQWARERNAEQRVALAEAFERRGLRVAPSQTNFVLVQFGPQTAHIEAELTRRGVVLRPMGGYGLPDYLRVTVGTVDENRRLLAAIDDVLGQVRA; this is translated from the coding sequence ATGAACGCCATGCGCGAATCGGACGCCGACGCAGCGCAGGTCGCGCGCGACGAAGCGTGGTTCGCCGCGCGCGCATCGCGCGGTGTGCAGGGCCTGAAGGCCTACGACCCAGGGCACGACCTGGTGGCGTTCCGCCGGACATTCAGCGAGTCGCAACTCGTCGAGCTGGGTTCGAACGAGAATCCGTATGGTCCGTCGCCCGATGCGCGTGCCGCGATCCTGGACCAGCTGCATTCGCTGCATCGCTATCCCGATCCACTCGGCGCCGACCTCAAGCGCGCGCTCGCCGCGAAGCATGGCGTCGAGGCGAAGCAGATCCTGCTGGGCAACGGCTCGCACGAACTGCTGATGCAGCTGGCGCAGGCATTCGCGGGCGCGGACGACGACGTCGTGTTCTCGCGCTACGGCTTCGCTGTGTTCGCGCTGGCGACGCAGGCCGCGGGCGCGACGATGCGCATCGTGCCGGCGCTGCCGGACGATCATCCGACGATGCCGCTGGGTCACGACCTCGACGCGATGGCGGCGGCGATCACCGATCGCACGAAGCTCGTGTACCTCGCCAATCCGAACAATCCGACCGGCACGTGGTTCGGTCGCGACGCGTTCGCCGCGTTCATGGCGAAGGTGCCTGCGCATGTCATCGTGGTGATGGACGAGGCCTACGCCGAGCTGGCCGATGCGCAGGCCGATGCCGCCTCCGCGCTGCCGCTGCTGTCTTCCCATTCGAACCTCGCGCTGACACGTACCTTCAGCAAGGCCTACGGCCTCGCGGGCCTGCGCGTGGGGTACCTGATCGGTGCGCCGGGGCTCGTCGCGGTGATGGAGCGCCTGCGCGAGAGCTTCAACGTCAACGGTCCGGCATTGGCCGCATGCGAAGCAGCGCTGGGCGATACCGCACATCTGCAATGGGCGCGCGAACGCAATGCGGAGCAGCGCGTAGCGCTGGCGGAGGCCTTCGAACGTCGCGGCCTGCGTGTCGCGCCGTCGCAGACGAACTTCGTGCTCGTGCAGTTTGGGCCGCAGACCGCGCACATCGAAGCCGAACTGACCAGGCGCGGTGTCGTGCTGAGGCCGATGGGTGGTTACGGACTGCCGGACTATCTGCGCGTCACCGTCGGCACCGTCGACGAGAATCGCCGACTGCTTGCCGCCATCGACGACGTGCTCGGGCAGGTGCGCGCATGA
- the pheA gene encoding prephenate dehydratase — protein sequence MKKTGKAAPKKQAAKTTTKKPAAAKTPDAVPPKTDAAPLDLATLRERIDGIDRHIQELIGERAQFANQVGKAKGKLAAAVDYYRPEREAQVLRRVVDRNDGPLNDEVLVRLFREIMSACLAQQEPLKIGYLGPEGTHSQQAVYKHFGHSIHGLPLASIEEVFQEVEAGHADFGVVPVENSTQGTIQSTLDMFLTSKLKICGEVELRVHQHLLSRNGQIEGIERVYSHPQSFAQCKAWLRQYLPRAEKIPVSSNAEAARRARSADDSAAIAGISAANVYGLKSVAGPIEDRPDNTTRFLVIGRELFPPSGNDRTSLMIFIKDQPGALYHVLEPFAKHGLSMNRIESRPGHTGLWQYAFFIDIGGHVHEEAMRRALDELADYAQEVKVLGSYPVAIA from the coding sequence ATGAAGAAGACCGGCAAGGCCGCACCGAAGAAGCAGGCCGCGAAGACCACGACGAAGAAGCCCGCCGCGGCCAAGACGCCCGATGCGGTGCCGCCCAAGACCGACGCCGCGCCGCTCGACCTCGCCACGCTGCGCGAGCGCATCGACGGCATCGATCGCCACATCCAGGAACTGATCGGCGAGCGCGCGCAGTTCGCCAACCAGGTCGGCAAGGCGAAAGGCAAGCTTGCGGCCGCGGTCGACTATTACCGTCCCGAGCGTGAGGCGCAGGTGCTGCGTCGCGTCGTGGATCGCAATGACGGCCCGCTCAACGACGAAGTGCTGGTGCGGTTGTTCCGCGAGATCATGTCGGCATGTCTCGCGCAGCAGGAGCCGCTGAAGATCGGCTACCTCGGGCCGGAAGGCACGCATTCGCAGCAGGCCGTCTACAAGCATTTCGGCCATTCCATCCACGGCCTGCCGCTGGCGAGCATCGAGGAAGTGTTCCAGGAAGTGGAAGCCGGTCATGCCGATTTCGGCGTCGTGCCGGTGGAGAACTCCACGCAGGGCACGATCCAGTCGACGCTCGACATGTTCCTGACTTCGAAGCTGAAGATCTGCGGCGAAGTCGAACTGCGCGTGCACCAGCACCTGTTGTCGCGCAACGGGCAGATCGAAGGCATCGAGCGCGTGTACTCGCATCCGCAATCGTTCGCGCAATGCAAGGCGTGGCTGCGCCAATACCTGCCGAGGGCCGAGAAGATTCCGGTGTCGAGCAACGCCGAAGCCGCGCGTCGCGCCCGCAGTGCGGACGACTCGGCGGCGATCGCCGGCATCAGCGCGGCGAACGTGTATGGCCTCAAATCCGTCGCCGGGCCGATCGAGGACCGTCCGGACAACACCACGCGTTTCCTCGTGATCGGCCGCGAGCTGTTCCCGCCGTCCGGCAACGACCGCACGTCGCTGATGATTTTCATCAAGGACCAGCCCGGCGCGCTGTACCACGTGCTGGAGCCGTTCGCGAAGCATGGCCTCAGCATGAACCGCATCGAATCGCGCCCCGGCCACACCGGCCTTTGGCAGTACGCGTTCTTCATCGACATCGGCGGCCACGTGCACGAAGAGGCGATGCGTCGCGCGCTCGACGAACTGGCCGATTACGCGCAGGAAGTGAAGGTGCTGGGTTCCTACCCGGTCGCCATCGCATGA
- the serC gene encoding 3-phosphoserine/phosphohydroxythreonine transaminase: MSRAFNFAAGPATLPEAVLRQAQEEMLEWNGIGASIVEISHRGVEFMEVARQAEADLRTLMSIPDDYAVLFLAGGATLQQALIPLNFAAPGQAADYVVTGHWGKTAIKQARTYVDARVAADGEPGGFHDLPPRGDWRLTPGAAYVHYTANETIHGVEFRGIPDVGDAPLVADFSSSIASEPLDVSRFGVIYGGAQKNLGPVGVTVVVVRRDLLERAGQPRADIFNYRSHAAGDSMLNTPPTWNWYLAGLVFKWMLAEGGVEEFARRNARKSALLYGAIDQSGGFYRNEVAPDARSRMNVPFFLHDPALDGAFLKESKAAGLLALKGHRVLGGMRASIYNAMPEAGVQALVDFMRDFQTRYG, translated from the coding sequence ATGTCCCGCGCCTTCAACTTTGCCGCCGGCCCCGCCACCCTTCCCGAGGCGGTGCTGCGCCAGGCGCAGGAGGAAATGCTGGAGTGGAACGGCATCGGCGCATCGATCGTGGAGATCAGCCATCGCGGCGTGGAGTTCATGGAAGTCGCGCGGCAGGCCGAAGCCGACCTGCGCACGCTGATGTCGATTCCGGACGACTACGCGGTGTTGTTCCTCGCTGGCGGTGCAACGCTGCAGCAGGCGTTGATCCCGCTGAACTTCGCCGCCCCGGGGCAGGCCGCCGACTACGTCGTGACCGGCCATTGGGGCAAGACGGCGATCAAGCAGGCGCGCACGTACGTTGATGCGCGCGTGGCCGCCGATGGCGAGCCCGGCGGTTTCCACGACCTGCCACCGCGCGGCGACTGGCGCCTCACGCCCGGTGCGGCGTACGTGCATTACACGGCGAACGAGACCATCCATGGCGTCGAGTTCCGCGGGATTCCCGACGTCGGCGATGCACCGCTGGTCGCGGACTTCAGTTCGTCCATCGCGTCCGAACCGCTGGACGTCTCGCGCTTCGGCGTGATCTACGGCGGCGCGCAGAAGAACCTCGGCCCGGTCGGCGTGACGGTGGTGGTCGTGCGCCGCGACCTGCTCGAACGCGCCGGCCAGCCGCGCGCCGACATCTTCAACTACCGCTCGCACGCCGCTGGCGATTCGATGCTCAACACGCCGCCGACCTGGAACTGGTACCTCGCCGGGCTGGTGTTCAAGTGGATGCTGGCCGAAGGCGGCGTCGAGGAGTTCGCGCGGCGCAACGCGCGCAAATCTGCGCTGCTTTACGGCGCGATCGACCAGTCCGGCGGCTTCTATCGCAACGAGGTCGCGCCCGATGCGCGTTCGCGCATGAACGTGCCGTTCTTCCTGCACGATCCGGCGCTGGATGGCGCGTTCCTGAAGGAGTCCAAGGCGGCGGGGCTGCTCGCGCTGAAGGGCCATCGCGTGCTCGGCGGCATGCGCGCGTCGATCTACAACGCGATGCCGGAAGCGGGCGTCCAGGCGCTGGTGGACTTCATGCGCGATTTCCAGACGCGATACGGATGA
- the msrP gene encoding protein-methionine-sulfoxide reductase catalytic subunit MsrP, translating to MSLRDVLKIPAAEITDESVYRERRRLLAAMSVAPAMALAGCSQAEPPAPPKAAITPEQARSGFRTAETLTRLEDVTTYNNFYEFGTGKADPSKAKRTLRTSPWTVAVGGHCAKPGKVSMEDLLKGFKPEERVYRLRCVEGWSMVIPWLGVPLAAVLKRFEPTSQAKYVAFTTIADPKQTPGVVWPSLDWPYREGLRIDEAMHPLTLLATGLYGKPLLQQNGAPLRLVVPWKYGFKSIKSIVAIDFVEKMPETAWHQAQPSEYGFFSNVNPNVDHPRWSQKTERRIAGTASKLFAERIPTRMFNGYADQVAGMYSGLDLKKWF from the coding sequence ATGTCACTGCGCGATGTCCTGAAGATCCCCGCGGCCGAAATCACGGACGAGTCGGTCTACCGCGAACGCCGCCGGCTGCTCGCCGCCATGTCGGTCGCGCCGGCCATGGCACTGGCCGGCTGCAGCCAGGCCGAGCCGCCCGCTCCGCCGAAAGCGGCGATCACGCCGGAGCAGGCGCGTTCGGGCTTCCGCACCGCCGAGACGCTGACGCGCTTGGAGGACGTCACCACCTACAACAACTTCTACGAGTTCGGCACGGGCAAGGCCGATCCGTCGAAGGCCAAACGCACCCTGCGCACCAGCCCGTGGACGGTGGCCGTCGGCGGTCATTGCGCCAAACCCGGCAAGGTGTCGATGGAAGACCTGCTCAAGGGCTTCAAGCCCGAAGAGCGGGTGTATCGGCTGCGCTGCGTGGAAGGCTGGTCGATGGTGATCCCGTGGCTCGGCGTGCCGCTGGCGGCCGTGCTCAAGCGGTTCGAGCCGACCTCGCAGGCCAAGTACGTCGCGTTCACCACCATCGCCGATCCGAAACAGACGCCCGGCGTGGTCTGGCCGTCGCTGGACTGGCCGTACCGGGAAGGCCTGCGCATCGATGAGGCCATGCACCCGCTGACGCTGCTGGCGACGGGCCTGTACGGCAAGCCGCTGCTGCAGCAGAACGGCGCGCCGCTGCGGCTGGTGGTGCCGTGGAAGTACGGCTTCAAGAGCATCAAGTCGATCGTCGCGATCGATTTCGTCGAGAAGATGCCGGAAACCGCCTGGCACCAGGCGCAGCCGAGCGAGTACGGGTTCTTCTCCAACGTCAATCCGAACGTCGACCACCCGCGCTGGAGCCAGAAGACCGAACGCCGCATCGCGGGCACGGCGAGCAAGCTGTTCGCCGAGCGCATCCCCACGCGGATGTTCAACGGCTACGCGGACCAGGTCGCCGGGATGTATTCGGGGCTGGATCTGAAGAAGTGGTTCTGA
- the msrQ gene encoding protein-methionine-sulfoxide reductase heme-binding subunit MsrQ has product MPPSPRTLIAAKTLVHALALTPAAILAWQIRAEFLTGSGGLGADPVAEIEHRLGLWALRFLMLTLAITPLRQITGQPVLMRFRRMLGLYAFAYATLHFTAYLVLDLRGYWTQIFEEIAKRPYITVGFAAWLLLLPLALTSTQAAIRWLGRNWARLHKLVYLIAVLAVLHFWWLVKSDVREPALYAAILAVLLGWRAWNALKKRKLSARRKAATG; this is encoded by the coding sequence ATGCCCCCTTCCCCCCGCACGCTCATCGCCGCCAAAACCCTCGTCCACGCGCTGGCGCTGACGCCCGCCGCGATCCTCGCCTGGCAGATCCGCGCGGAATTCCTGACCGGCAGCGGCGGCCTCGGCGCGGACCCCGTCGCGGAGATCGAGCATCGCCTCGGGCTGTGGGCGCTGCGCTTCCTCATGCTCACGCTGGCGATCACGCCGCTGCGGCAGATCACCGGGCAGCCGGTGCTGATGCGCTTCCGCCGCATGCTCGGGTTGTACGCGTTCGCCTACGCGACGCTGCACTTCACCGCGTACCTGGTGCTGGATCTGCGCGGCTACTGGACGCAGATCTTCGAGGAGATCGCCAAGCGGCCGTACATCACCGTCGGATTCGCCGCGTGGTTGCTGCTGCTGCCGCTGGCGCTGACCTCGACGCAGGCGGCGATCCGCTGGCTCGGGCGCAACTGGGCGCGGCTGCACAAGCTGGTCTACCTGATCGCCGTGCTGGCGGTACTGCACTTCTGGTGGCTGGTGAAGTCCGACGTGCGCGAGCCGGCGTTGTACGCCGCGATCCTCGCAGTGCTGCTGGGTTGGCGCGCGTGGAACGCGCTGAAGAAGCGAAAGCTCAGCGCGCGCCGTAAAGCAGCAACAGGCTGA
- a CDS encoding FHA domain-containing protein has protein sequence MTVLRLRFQNREHADLPLGPGVHAIGYAPSGALAQVAADAAVAQFCVDRRGVWLQVREGAPGLHVNGRPVKRMAMLRVGDAIFVDGVELVLLGGDPLPAPADYGFSGGTDTRMLLRGIGGPHHGRSFTLDVPRVVGRAGESDIRVNDPSFSDRHARLEAHADGVILRDMGSVEGSLVNGRPVRHALLQAGDQVVFGSQHRFVVEAPMQRTVAPDAPAPKARVPVVEDTRAAAAPIKRSARRIPWLLLAAILLSAALSLLLLYGAR, from the coding sequence GTGACTGTCCTCCGCCTGCGCTTCCAGAACCGCGAACATGCCGACCTGCCCCTGGGGCCGGGCGTGCATGCCATTGGCTATGCGCCGTCCGGCGCGTTGGCGCAGGTGGCGGCCGATGCGGCCGTCGCGCAGTTCTGCGTCGACCGGCGCGGCGTGTGGCTGCAGGTGCGCGAAGGCGCGCCCGGCCTGCACGTCAACGGCCGTCCGGTGAAGCGCATGGCGATGCTGCGCGTGGGCGATGCGATTTTCGTCGACGGCGTGGAGCTGGTGCTGCTGGGCGGCGATCCGTTGCCGGCCCCGGCCGATTACGGTTTCAGCGGCGGCACCGATACGCGCATGCTGCTGCGCGGCATCGGCGGCCCGCACCACGGGCGCAGCTTCACCCTCGACGTGCCGCGCGTCGTCGGCCGAGCCGGCGAAAGCGACATCCGCGTCAACGACCCCAGTTTCTCCGACCGCCACGCGCGCCTGGAGGCGCACGCCGATGGCGTGATCCTGCGCGACATGGGCTCGGTCGAAGGCAGCCTGGTCAATGGCCGTCCCGTGCGCCACGCGCTGTTGCAGGCGGGCGACCAGGTGGTGTTCGGAAGCCAGCACCGCTTCGTGGTCGAGGCGCCGATGCAGCGCACCGTGGCGCCCGACGCACCGGCGCCGAAGGCACGTGTACCGGTGGTCGAGGACACGCGCGCCGCGGCGGCGCCGATCAAGCGTTCGGCGCGCCGCATTCCGTGGCTGCTGCTCGCGGCGATCCTGCTGTCGGCGGCGCTCAGCCTGTTGCTGCTTTACGGCGCGCGCTGA
- a CDS encoding polyhydroxyalkanoic acid system family protein, producing the protein MSHIDIRHAHSLPPEQARQAVQDVADKLADRFGMITGWSGNKLNFSRSGVDGHINLAPSELQVTAKLGFLLSAMKGPIEAEIRRVLDERFT; encoded by the coding sequence ATGTCGCACATCGATATCCGCCACGCGCATTCGCTGCCGCCGGAACAGGCGCGCCAGGCCGTGCAGGACGTGGCCGACAAGCTGGCCGATCGCTTCGGCATGATTACCGGCTGGAGCGGCAACAAGCTCAACTTCAGCCGCAGCGGCGTGGACGGCCACATCAACCTGGCGCCGAGCGAACTGCAGGTGACGGCCAAGCTCGGCTTCCTGCTCAGCGCGATGAAGGGGCCGATCGAGGCGGAGATCCGCCGCGTGCTCGACGAACGCTTCACCTGA
- a CDS encoding FFLEELY motif protein has product MPSRPNPVRRRSHDRPLRERLDRLLREHQALHDPAVEPRNRLPWLPELRRWQTRRLEASFDRFLRDPRRRPAAQFFLTDVYNERDFAQRDADIARVLPMMQRLLPEHLLATVADAIELGLLTHALDLRMAHVLQRIGGSRRRLDAALYARAYRLAGLPRLRGYQIDLIARVGLGLGHALRLPGVSMLLRLSRGPARAAGLSQLQGFLERGFEAFGRLGDARHFIEEIEQDERDIAHRLFAGDPDPFDGLIE; this is encoded by the coding sequence ATGCCGTCGCGCCCCAACCCCGTCCGCCGCCGTTCGCACGATCGTCCTCTGCGGGAGCGGCTCGACCGGCTCCTGCGCGAGCACCAGGCGCTGCACGATCCGGCCGTCGAGCCGCGCAACCGCCTGCCGTGGCTGCCGGAACTGCGCCGCTGGCAGACGCGGCGCCTGGAGGCGAGCTTCGACCGCTTCCTGCGCGACCCCCGGCGCCGGCCCGCCGCGCAGTTCTTCCTGACCGACGTCTACAACGAACGCGACTTCGCCCAGCGCGATGCCGACATCGCCCGCGTCCTGCCGATGATGCAGCGGCTGTTGCCGGAGCACCTGCTGGCAACGGTGGCCGACGCCATCGAACTGGGTCTGCTGACGCACGCGCTGGACCTGCGCATGGCGCATGTGCTGCAGCGCATCGGCGGGTCGCGCCGGCGGCTGGACGCGGCGCTGTACGCGCGCGCCTATCGCCTTGCCGGCCTGCCGCGGCTGCGCGGCTACCAGATCGACCTGATCGCCCGCGTCGGGCTCGGGCTGGGCCATGCGCTGCGGCTGCCGGGCGTGTCGATGCTGCTGCGGCTGTCGCGCGGGCCGGCGCGCGCGGCCGGGCTGTCGCAGTTGCAGGGGTTCCTCGAGCGCGGCTTCGAGGCGTTCGGCCGGCTTGGCGACGCGCGCCACTTCATCGAGGAGATCGAGCAGGACGAACGCGACATCGCGCACCGCCTGTTCGCAGGCGATCCGGATCCGTTCGACGGACTGATCGAGTAG
- a CDS encoding patatin-like phospholipase family protein, translated as MLSLHSARQRARTTGRPPRIGLAIAGGGPIGGMYELGALRALDEAIDGLDLTRLDGYVGVSSGAFLAAGLANRIDTAEMCRIFITGDSADVQFRPETFLRPAIFEYLRSAARLPKLAATWWQELLFSRNEARWSDLLMHFGALVPTGLFDNSQVERFLQDVFSRRGRSNDFRDLDANLCVVAVDLDSGEAVKFGTPGWDGVPISVAVQASAALPGLYPPVEIGGRHFVDGALRRTMHASVLLDRDVDLMIGLNPLVPFTQDDGGRPVSHERSLAAAGLPAVLSQTFRTLLQSRMQVGLARYAQQYPNIDQLIFEPNAGDAELFFTNAFSFSARRRICEIAWRNTMADLRRRADELAPVLGAHGLALRMEVVSDEGRSLLDGLAPPPRDNDATARLRRALDDIERERPPARRAPRARRPAT; from the coding sequence ATGCTGTCACTCCACTCCGCCCGGCAACGCGCGCGCACCACCGGCCGCCCGCCCCGCATCGGGCTGGCGATCGCCGGCGGCGGGCCCATCGGCGGGATGTACGAACTCGGCGCGCTGCGTGCGCTCGATGAGGCCATCGACGGCTTGGACCTCACCCGCCTGGACGGCTACGTGGGCGTGAGCAGCGGCGCGTTCCTCGCGGCCGGGCTCGCCAACCGCATCGATACCGCCGAGATGTGCCGCATCTTCATCACCGGCGACAGCGCGGACGTGCAGTTCCGTCCCGAGACCTTCCTGCGCCCGGCGATCTTCGAATACCTGCGCAGCGCCGCGCGGCTTCCGAAGCTCGCGGCGACCTGGTGGCAGGAGCTGCTGTTCTCGCGCAACGAGGCGCGCTGGTCGGACCTGCTGATGCATTTCGGCGCGCTGGTGCCGACCGGGCTGTTCGACAACTCGCAGGTCGAGCGCTTCCTGCAGGACGTCTTCTCGCGCCGGGGCCGCAGCAACGACTTCCGCGATCTCGACGCGAACCTGTGCGTGGTGGCGGTCGACCTCGACAGCGGCGAGGCGGTCAAGTTCGGCACGCCAGGCTGGGACGGCGTGCCGATCTCCGTCGCCGTGCAGGCCAGCGCCGCCCTGCCCGGCCTCTACCCGCCGGTGGAAATCGGCGGACGGCACTTCGTCGACGGCGCGCTGCGCAGGACGATGCACGCCTCGGTGCTGCTCGATCGCGACGTCGACCTGATGATCGGCCTCAATCCGCTGGTGCCGTTCACGCAGGACGATGGCGGCCGGCCGGTGAGCCACGAGCGCAGCCTCGCCGCGGCCGGCCTGCCGGCGGTGCTGTCGCAGACCTTCCGCACGCTGCTGCAATCGCGCATGCAGGTCGGGCTGGCGCGCTACGCGCAGCAGTATCCGAACATCGACCAGCTCATCTTCGAACCCAACGCGGGCGACGCCGAGCTGTTCTTCACCAACGCCTTCAGTTTCTCGGCGCGCCGGCGCATCTGCGAGATCGCCTGGCGCAACACGATGGCCGACCTGCGCCGCCGTGCCGACGAGCTCGCCCCGGTGCTCGGCGCGCATGGTCTGGCGCTGCGCATGGAGGTGGTGAGCGACGAGGGCCGCTCGCTGCTCGACGGCCTCGCCCCGCCACCGCGCGACAACGACGCCACCGCCCGCCTGCGCCGCGCGCTCGATGACATCGAACGCGAACGCCCGCCGGCGCGCCGCGCGCCCCGCGCACGCCGTCCCGCCACGTAA